The following are encoded in a window of Clostridium thermarum genomic DNA:
- a CDS encoding helix-turn-helix domain-containing protein, with amino-acid sequence MVDGSKIREIRLNKGLTSLDVSNLSKNFSVPVSKSYLEELERGAKKNPSFNVIETIALVLGVTIDDLRINISV; translated from the coding sequence ATGGTAGATGGTTCTAAAATCAGAGAAATAAGACTTAATAAAGGTCTTACTTCACTAGATGTATCTAATCTGTCAAAAAACTTCAGTGTTCCTGTGTCAAAAAGCTATCTTGAGGAACTAGAAAGAGGTGCCAAAAAGAACCCTTCGTTTAATGTCATCGAAACAATTGCACTTGTTTTAGGAGTAACAATAGATGATTTGAGAATTAACATTAGTGTGTAA
- a CDS encoding PAS domain-containing sensor histidine kinase — MESKRSFINSDEKYLLSFDTSIFDMINDGVIIKREDTIIFCNPSARKILYKRCKARIEGMNISELITPTFDYQKTYEEYLEKTKTNIEVLPTSITFYRKCDGREIALECSSRKIYCEGNTLYLEVMKPLSKETQEEIYRLENEKTKKLLAEALECDRIKTEFFENLSHEFRTPLNVILGIIQLQDHVYKNNDFNNVMSNYKKYNEILKQNCYRLVRMINNVLDMTKIESGYMILNLKNANIVNTVEDITMSVVDYAKSLGIRIIFDTDVEEKYMAFDADNMERIILNLLSNAVKFTPEGRCVYVTVKDKDENVVISIKDEGEGIPREKQKFMFKRFMQGHSNMEKKRAGTGIGLSLVKSLVELHGGKISFKSELGKGSEFIITLPVYTVEEKESGSDFKMPSQNNVERVSIEFSDIYNLNV; from the coding sequence ATGGAAAGTAAAAGATCTTTTATTAATAGTGATGAAAAGTATCTTTTGAGTTTCGACACAAGTATTTTTGATATGATTAATGATGGTGTAATTATAAAAAGAGAGGACACCATTATCTTTTGTAATCCGTCAGCCAGGAAAATTCTTTATAAGCGTTGCAAAGCACGAATAGAAGGTATGAATATAAGTGAACTGATTACACCTACTTTCGATTACCAAAAGACATATGAAGAATATCTTGAAAAAACAAAAACTAATATAGAGGTGTTACCTACATCTATTACCTTTTATAGAAAATGTGATGGAAGAGAAATAGCCTTAGAATGTTCTAGTAGAAAGATATATTGCGAGGGTAATACCCTATACCTTGAAGTTATGAAGCCCTTATCTAAAGAAACTCAAGAAGAAATTTACAGATTGGAAAACGAAAAAACTAAGAAACTGCTGGCAGAGGCCCTTGAGTGCGATAGGATAAAAACAGAGTTTTTTGAAAATCTATCCCATGAATTCAGAACTCCTTTAAATGTGATTTTGGGCATCATACAGCTTCAAGATCACGTATATAAAAACAACGACTTTAACAATGTTATGAGTAATTATAAAAAGTATAATGAAATACTAAAACAAAATTGCTACAGGCTTGTGAGAATGATTAATAATGTATTGGATATGACCAAAATAGAATCCGGTTATATGATTCTAAATTTGAAGAATGCCAATATTGTCAATACCGTTGAGGATATAACCATGTCTGTGGTGGATTATGCCAAAAGTCTTGGTATAAGAATAATCTTTGATACAGATGTAGAAGAAAAGTATATGGCTTTTGATGCAGACAATATGGAAAGAATAATCTTAAATTTATTATCTAATGCTGTTAAATTTACTCCAGAGGGCAGATGCGTTTATGTAACAGTAAAAGATAAAGATGAAAATGTAGTGATTTCAATAAAAGATGAAGGCGAGGGAATTCCTCGTGAAAAGCAGAAATTCATGTTTAAAAGATTTATGCAAGGGCACAGTAATATGGAAAAGAAAAGAGCCGGTACCGGAATAGGCTTGTCTTTAGTTAAATCCCTTGTGGAGCTGCATGGCGGCAAGATAAGCTTTAAGAGTGAACTTGGAAAAGGCAGTGAATTTATCATAACCTTGCCGGTATATACGGTGGAAGAGAAGGAAAGTGGATCAGACTTCAAAATGCCCAGTCAAAATAATGTTGAAAGAGTATCCATAGAATTTTCTGACATATATAATTTAAATGTATAG
- a CDS encoding AAA family ATPase, giving the protein MKPRKLKIKGLNSFVEEQVIDFSQLTEKGLFGIFGPTGSGKSTVLDAMTIALYGSIARDTREFMNTNCDMLSVSYEFEILYSGQRKVYCAERVLNRDKNGSYKSKHVILTEQDKENSRVVIAEGVTDVKENVERILGLTSEDFTRSVVLPQGKFSEFLKLTGKDRRNMLERLFGLERFGKKLGDRIKARRKELNDSLNIVIGRVKTYEEQGISEDNYKELKELYSALESKRENIRQEKERLDKEYELNKNVWELQLELAEYENKYKELSEQESKIESKRVQLADAQNAWKVKPYFDELKSTEFKVREIEEEIQKIRLQLDASTTKLSAKDKEYKYWYEKKEKELPELIQKEADLTRAMEILSKLKLIEVDRQSLLKEYSEKNKVLADTNKKIELFDERLKALIAERQLGEKRLEDLNVDPAYRDDINKLANLQQEHIKLNKSINDLKLRLHTKKSLISSLEIELKEVILQKDEKFKEIAVTEEKMCQIMTTPPPDNSLLFEKKDKIFKLEKLIEELQSFKAKKEEINSELADIDKKLEGLNTEHERLLSESKFISENIISLEKDIAEGQLKHAAYTLAMGLKEDQPCPVCGSKHHPALAIEENDAYSELIKEKETIVKKQKDLEESIRKIEVEITMQKKNRDYVAAYLEPLENQYRGLELELAVREKEGAEKEFASISSSIENWNKNKDTLEKQLTLVKESKVMVEQKEIMLTEKLKAEKTALSEISADIKDNEGKLQPIVDEVNRLKALYKVEDADKLQKEIRDKEKEGREIQLKVKKINEEITAITNHREELVKAKSSLEVDIARILESGKEKRTVIDREYQYIQQLSEGRDVQKYVEEVTTSKSVLIEAEAKARKEYESCSEENRRLNDTLLKETTNVNILRIQAAEQKERLEEQLKTHGFGDVSIIEEKLLSQEVMKAMEEQITSFDNSRNKIKLNIDRIHLKIGDKRLKEEEWKALISHREEINITFEENIKEIAAVAHRIKEMESNLAEYKSLLKNKKELEHIYSNIDDIAKLVEGNKFVEFVALNQLKYICIEASKRLKNITGGRYALEIDGSGNFIMRDDFNGGCRRATGTLSGGETFLTSLCLALALSSQIQLKGSAPLEFFFLDEGFGTLDNDLLDVVMDSLERLHSDRLCVGIISHVEELKARVPVKLLVDPPRHGIRGSKVKVELS; this is encoded by the coding sequence ATGAAGCCAAGGAAGCTGAAGATAAAAGGCTTAAACAGCTTTGTAGAAGAGCAGGTAATAGACTTTTCACAACTTACAGAGAAGGGACTCTTTGGTATCTTTGGACCAACGGGCAGCGGAAAGTCCACAGTACTGGACGCCATGACCATAGCCTTGTACGGCAGCATTGCAAGGGATACAAGAGAATTTATGAATACCAATTGCGATATGCTTTCTGTCAGCTATGAATTTGAGATCTTATATTCCGGACAGAGGAAAGTATACTGTGCGGAAAGAGTTTTAAATAGGGATAAAAACGGAAGCTATAAGTCAAAGCATGTAATATTAACAGAGCAGGATAAAGAGAACAGCAGGGTTGTTATTGCTGAAGGTGTAACGGATGTTAAGGAAAATGTAGAGAGAATACTTGGATTGACTTCAGAAGACTTTACCCGTTCCGTAGTGCTTCCTCAAGGCAAGTTTAGTGAATTTCTAAAGCTTACCGGCAAGGACAGGAGAAATATGCTGGAGAGGCTCTTTGGCTTAGAGAGGTTTGGTAAAAAACTCGGAGACAGAATAAAAGCCAGAAGGAAGGAATTGAATGACAGCCTAAATATAGTTATCGGCAGGGTTAAGACCTACGAGGAGCAGGGAATAAGCGAGGACAACTATAAGGAGCTCAAGGAACTGTATTCTGCCTTGGAGTCTAAGAGAGAAAACATAAGGCAGGAGAAAGAAAGGTTAGACAAGGAATATGAATTAAATAAGAATGTTTGGGAGCTGCAGCTGGAACTTGCGGAGTATGAAAATAAATATAAAGAGCTTAGTGAACAGGAATCTAAAATAGAAAGTAAGAGAGTGCAGCTTGCAGATGCTCAAAATGCATGGAAGGTTAAGCCTTACTTTGATGAGCTAAAGTCTACGGAATTTAAAGTTAGAGAAATAGAAGAAGAAATACAGAAAATTAGGCTGCAGTTGGATGCCAGTACAACTAAGCTTTCTGCTAAGGACAAAGAATATAAGTACTGGTATGAAAAGAAGGAAAAAGAACTGCCGGAATTGATTCAGAAAGAAGCTGATCTTACAAGGGCTATGGAAATATTAAGTAAGCTAAAGTTAATCGAAGTAGATAGACAGAGCCTACTAAAGGAATATAGTGAAAAGAATAAGGTACTTGCAGATACCAACAAGAAGATTGAGCTTTTCGATGAAAGGCTAAAAGCCTTGATTGCAGAGAGACAGCTTGGAGAAAAGAGACTAGAAGACTTAAACGTGGACCCTGCTTATAGGGATGATATAAACAAGTTGGCAAATTTACAACAGGAGCATATAAAGCTTAATAAGTCAATAAATGATCTAAAGTTAAGACTTCACACAAAAAAATCTTTAATAAGCAGTTTGGAGATTGAACTAAAAGAAGTTATTTTACAAAAGGATGAAAAGTTTAAGGAAATAGCTGTAACAGAGGAAAAGATGTGCCAAATAATGACTACTCCTCCGCCTGATAACAGCTTACTTTTCGAAAAAAAGGATAAGATTTTCAAATTAGAAAAGCTCATAGAGGAGTTACAGTCCTTTAAGGCTAAAAAGGAAGAGATAAATTCTGAACTTGCGGATATAGACAAAAAGCTGGAAGGTTTAAATACAGAACACGAGAGGCTGTTGTCAGAAAGTAAGTTTATTTCCGAGAACATAATATCCTTGGAAAAAGACATTGCTGAAGGGCAATTGAAACATGCTGCCTATACCTTGGCAATGGGTCTTAAGGAGGATCAGCCTTGTCCTGTTTGTGGATCAAAGCACCATCCTGCATTGGCCATAGAAGAGAATGATGCTTATTCAGAACTGATAAAGGAAAAAGAGACCATTGTAAAGAAACAGAAGGACTTAGAGGAAAGCATAAGAAAAATAGAAGTAGAAATTACTATGCAGAAGAAAAACAGGGATTATGTAGCAGCCTACTTAGAACCTCTTGAGAATCAGTACAGGGGCTTAGAACTTGAGTTGGCTGTAAGAGAAAAGGAAGGTGCAGAAAAGGAATTTGCAAGTATAAGTTCTTCCATAGAAAATTGGAATAAAAACAAGGATACCTTGGAAAAGCAGCTGACCCTGGTAAAGGAAAGCAAGGTTATGGTAGAACAAAAGGAAATCATGCTGACTGAAAAACTGAAGGCTGAAAAAACAGCCCTTTCAGAGATTTCTGCTGATATTAAAGATAATGAAGGCAAGCTGCAGCCAATAGTTGATGAAGTTAACAGACTAAAAGCCTTATATAAGGTGGAAGATGCAGATAAGCTTCAGAAGGAAATAAGAGATAAGGAAAAGGAAGGACGAGAAATTCAACTTAAGGTAAAGAAAATCAATGAAGAGATTACTGCTATTACAAATCACAGGGAAGAGCTTGTAAAGGCCAAGTCTTCTTTAGAGGTAGATATAGCAAGGATATTGGAAAGCGGTAAGGAAAAAAGGACTGTTATAGACAGGGAATATCAGTATATACAGCAGCTATCAGAAGGAAGAGATGTGCAGAAGTATGTAGAAGAAGTTACCACAAGCAAATCCGTACTCATTGAAGCTGAGGCTAAGGCCAGAAAGGAATACGAAAGCTGCAGTGAGGAGAATAGAAGGCTAAATGATACTCTTCTAAAGGAGACTACCAACGTTAACATATTGAGAATACAGGCTGCTGAGCAGAAGGAAAGACTTGAAGAACAGCTGAAGACCCATGGTTTTGGAGATGTAAGTATCATAGAGGAAAAGCTGCTTAGCCAAGAAGTTATGAAGGCCATGGAGGAACAAATTACATCCTTTGATAACAGCAGGAATAAAATAAAACTCAATATAGACAGAATCCACTTAAAAATTGGAGATAAGAGATTAAAAGAAGAAGAATGGAAGGCCCTAATCAGTCATAGGGAAGAAATAAACATTACCTTTGAGGAAAATATCAAGGAGATTGCAGCTGTTGCACACAGAATAAAAGAAATGGAGAGCAATTTGGCAGAGTATAAGTCCTTGCTGAAGAACAAAAAAGAGCTGGAGCATATTTATAGCAATATTGATGATATTGCAAAACTTGTGGAAGGAAATAAGTTTGTTGAGTTTGTTGCATTGAATCAGCTGAAATACATTTGTATTGAAGCATCTAAAAGACTGAAAAACATTACTGGCGGGAGATATGCACTGGAAATAGATGGCTCAGGCAACTTTATAATGCGTGATGACTTCAACGGAGGTTGCAGAAGGGCTACCGGAACCTTGTCCGGTGGAGAGACCTTCTTAACGTCACTTTGCCTGGCCCTGGCTCTGTCTTCACAAATACAGTTAAAGGGCAGTGCTCCTCTGGAATTCTTCTTCTTGGATGAGGGTTTTGGAACCTTGGACAATGATCTTCTGGATGTTGTAATGGATTCACTTGAAAGACTGCATTCTGACAGGCTTTGTGTGGGTATCATAAGCCATGTTGAAGAATTAAAGGCCAGAGTTCCGGTTAAACTTCTCGTTGATCCGCCCCGGCACGGAATAAGAGGTAGCAAAGTAAAGGTCGAATTAAGTTAA
- a CDS encoding DUF4250 domain-containing protein yields the protein MKGALKMEPDRILAMDPYMLLSMVNMKLRDFFSSLEALCEDWDVEPALIENKLKSINYTYDRETNQFN from the coding sequence ATGAAAGGAGCTTTGAAGATGGAACCGGACAGAATTTTAGCAATGGACCCCTATATGCTGCTAAGCATGGTAAATATGAAACTTAGAGATTTCTTCTCCTCCCTAGAAGCCTTATGTGAGGACTGGGATGTAGAACCGGCGCTTATCGAAAACAAGCTAAAGTCAATAAATTATACTTATGATAGAGAGACAAATCAATTTAACTAA
- a CDS encoding ribonuclease Z produces MLDICLLGCGGSLPVPDRSLTALLLNFKGKKILIDCGEGTQVSMKMVGWGFKTIDVICFTHSHADHVMGLPGLLLTIANSGREETLTIIGPPGFDRILSGLMVVCPQLPFEVNFIEAKLDGSITFNMDDLHISSLGLDHTLTCVGYSIYVKRGRRFDPEKARCHNIPVKLWSRLQKGETTEYEGVTYTPDMVLGESRDGLKVSYFTDTRPFEGLVEFISNSELLIGEGMYAKVSELDKALKNKHMLFSEAATIAKEGKAGELWLTHFSPSLSNPENYIENATKIFNNTIIGRDRLTKTLTFKDDK; encoded by the coding sequence ATGTTAGATATATGTTTACTAGGCTGCGGTGGTAGTTTGCCTGTACCGGACAGAAGCCTTACCGCCCTATTACTTAATTTCAAAGGTAAAAAGATTTTAATAGATTGTGGTGAAGGTACTCAGGTTTCCATGAAGATGGTGGGCTGGGGCTTTAAGACCATTGATGTGATTTGCTTTACCCACTCTCATGCAGACCATGTAATGGGGCTTCCTGGATTACTGCTGACCATAGCTAATTCCGGAAGAGAAGAAACTCTTACCATTATTGGGCCGCCTGGTTTTGACCGCATTTTATCAGGTCTTATGGTGGTATGTCCTCAACTTCCTTTTGAAGTAAACTTCATTGAAGCAAAACTGGATGGAAGTATTACCTTTAACATGGACGACTTACATATCAGCAGCCTTGGCCTTGATCATACATTAACTTGTGTAGGCTACAGTATATATGTTAAGAGAGGCAGAAGATTTGATCCTGAAAAGGCAAGGTGCCATAACATTCCTGTAAAACTATGGAGTAGGCTTCAAAAGGGTGAAACTACAGAATATGAAGGTGTTACTTATACACCAGATATGGTACTGGGTGAAAGCAGAGATGGTTTAAAGGTGAGCTATTTTACTGATACCAGACCATTTGAAGGCTTAGTAGAATTTATTTCTAACAGTGAACTTCTCATTGGAGAAGGTATGTATGCAAAAGTCAGTGAACTGGATAAAGCTCTTAAGAATAAGCACATGCTTTTTAGCGAAGCTGCAACAATAGCTAAGGAAGGTAAAGCAGGTGAGTTATGGCTTACCCACTTTAGTCCGTCCCTTTCAAACCCGGAAAATTATATTGAAAATGCTACTAAAATATTTAATAATACTATCATAGGAAGGGATAGATTAACCAAGACTTTAACCTTCAAAGATGATAAATGA
- a CDS encoding GNAT family N-acetyltransferase yields MIKLELMKEDDFSKVVQWNKGKSKEFLVQWAGPALEYPLTEDKLREFFKEYNMPNETSRLLFKIILENSGEMVGMIEIRKYEKESNTGRVGRFLIGEESVRGMGIGTAALREVVRMGFEKLKYDKICLGVFDFNRPAIDCYKNVGFQIDRLTEKYVEVSDGYWNLYDMSISKVSFK; encoded by the coding sequence ATGATTAAACTAGAACTTATGAAAGAGGATGATTTCAGTAAAGTAGTTCAGTGGAATAAGGGAAAGTCCAAGGAATTTCTAGTTCAGTGGGCAGGACCGGCCCTTGAATATCCACTTACAGAAGATAAACTTCGGGAATTTTTCAAGGAGTACAATATGCCTAACGAAACCAGCAGGCTTTTGTTCAAAATAATACTGGAGAACTCCGGTGAGATGGTTGGTATGATAGAGATAAGAAAATATGAGAAGGAATCTAATACCGGAAGGGTCGGAAGATTTTTGATCGGAGAAGAATCTGTTAGGGGGATGGGCATAGGGACAGCAGCCCTTAGAGAAGTTGTCAGAATGGGCTTTGAAAAATTGAAATACGATAAAATATGCTTAGGTGTTTTTGATTTTAACAGGCCTGCCATAGACTGCTATAAAAATGTGGGTTTTCAAATCGATAGATTAACAGAAAAGTATGTTGAAGTAAGTGATGGTTACTGGAATTTATATGACATGAGCATTTCTAAAGTTAGTTTCAAATAA
- a CDS encoding ECF transporter S component translates to MDREKIQAYTRKIVFTGIIIAMALAVRTFSQMIYIGGVPAMRVGISGIFSKVPALLFGPLFGGLSGAVVDIVGFLMNPMGAYLPWYTLTAVLSGVLTAILWQYLKRFNAEKFQKLFIVIFVLIGAAGLINHISVDIFPKSFWGEIITSIGKNKYNVIYGFEILSAVGILLFLIDSLIRKKYKVEFIHKYSLKLLIAVGISGLIETTINTYLIINFWTGKNTPAFVVFLIPRVIEQIGQTIIQAYTIPFILYAYEKFGSKR, encoded by the coding sequence ATGGACAGAGAAAAGATACAAGCTTACACAAGAAAAATTGTATTCACAGGCATTATCATTGCCATGGCGTTGGCTGTAAGGACTTTCAGCCAGATGATCTATATCGGGGGCGTACCGGCTATGAGAGTTGGTATATCCGGTATATTTTCCAAGGTACCAGCCTTACTTTTTGGTCCCTTATTTGGGGGCTTATCTGGTGCGGTTGTAGATATTGTGGGATTCCTTATGAATCCTATGGGAGCTTATTTACCATGGTATACATTAACCGCAGTATTAAGTGGAGTGTTGACGGCCATATTATGGCAATATTTAAAAAGGTTTAATGCAGAAAAGTTCCAGAAGCTATTTATAGTAATATTTGTGCTTATAGGTGCTGCAGGATTGATAAATCATATCAGCGTTGATATTTTTCCGAAGTCTTTTTGGGGTGAAATAATTACCTCCATAGGAAAAAACAAATATAATGTGATTTATGGTTTTGAGATATTGTCAGCGGTAGGAATTCTGTTATTCCTTATTGACTCATTGATAAGGAAAAAGTATAAGGTAGAGTTTATACACAAGTATTCGTTAAAGCTATTGATAGCTGTAGGTATATCGGGATTAATAGAGACTACCATCAATACTTACCTCATAATAAACTTTTGGACAGGAAAAAATACTCCTGCTTTTGTGGTATTCTTGATACCAAGAGTTATTGAACAGATAGGACAGACTATAATACAGGCGTATACAATACCGTTTATATTATATGCTTATGAGAAATTTGGTTCAAAGAGGTAG
- a CDS encoding ATP-grasp domain-containing protein gives MKSKYGWLIYNGGLISHKFEEINNWYKESAAKMGIELELLKNNEVYSTIENNSATVKLERVKKEPDFILFMDKDIRLAKHLELLGYKLFNSSKTIENCDDKILTYQILANNNIKMPKTIISPMMYKGTVETDTGFIDFIESECGYPLVVKEAFGSFGAQVYLVNNREELLEKRRELLYIPHLYQEFIETSKGRDVRIHVAGDKVVASMLRTSETDFRANISNGGKMQQYEPDDKFQELAIRASKLVGADFSGVDLLFGEDEEPIICEVNSNAHIKNIYQCTGIDVAEHIFEYILWRI, from the coding sequence GTGAAGAGTAAGTATGGATGGTTAATTTATAACGGTGGCTTAATATCCCATAAATTTGAAGAGATAAATAACTGGTATAAAGAATCAGCAGCAAAGATGGGCATAGAATTAGAGTTATTAAAAAACAATGAAGTTTACAGCACAATTGAAAATAATTCTGCTACAGTAAAGCTTGAGAGGGTAAAAAAGGAACCGGATTTCATCTTGTTTATGGATAAGGATATAAGGTTGGCTAAACATCTGGAGCTATTGGGATATAAGCTTTTTAACAGTTCTAAGACAATTGAAAACTGTGATGATAAAATACTGACCTATCAAATTCTTGCTAATAATAATATAAAAATGCCAAAGACCATAATTTCTCCCATGATGTATAAAGGAACGGTAGAAACAGACACAGGATTTATAGATTTTATAGAGAGTGAATGCGGCTATCCCCTAGTAGTTAAAGAGGCCTTCGGCTCCTTTGGAGCACAAGTTTATTTAGTAAATAACAGGGAAGAACTGCTTGAAAAGAGAAGAGAACTGCTTTACATACCACATTTATATCAGGAATTTATAGAAACAAGTAAAGGCAGAGATGTTCGAATACATGTTGCTGGAGATAAGGTGGTGGCCTCTATGCTTAGGACCTCTGAAACGGATTTTAGGGCCAACATATCAAATGGGGGAAAGATGCAGCAATATGAACCGGATGACAAGTTTCAAGAATTGGCAATTAGGGCTTCAAAATTAGTAGGGGCAGATTTTTCAGGGGTAGATTTATTGTTTGGTGAAGATGAGGAGCCAATTATTTGTGAAGTTAATTCCAATGCTCACATTAAGAACATTTATCAGTGTACAGGCATAGATGTAGCTGAACATATTTTTGAATATATACTGTGGAGAATTTAA
- a CDS encoding exonuclease SbcCD subunit D — MRILHTSDWHLGKNLDGTKNSRLEEQEKFLLEFAEIVEKNDIDMIIIAGDIYDNGNPPAKAEKLFYETLKKVSAQGQRAVLIIAGNHDNPERLIAAAPLASEHGIVMLGTPKSMVEAGRYGSFEVAASGEGWVEIHLKGEKVVIAALPYPSEKRLSEVFVEKESDEDRKKSYSEKIGELFQKLSENYREDTINIAASHIYVIGSDRSDSERQIEIGGSLAVEPSALPQKAQYIALGHLHRPQRVKGTTLKAYYAGSPIQYSKSEVGYVKSMYMVDVKAGSEAVVEEVYLSNYKPIEIWKCKSIEEGVEMCKENSDRDIWVYLEVETDEYISQEYIKQMHDYKKDIVEIVPKIRGLDEEEEHTYNVGEKSIGELFKEFYYVQRGVEPAEEIMELFSELAYEAESDERVVEEE, encoded by the coding sequence ATGAGAATATTACACACCTCTGACTGGCATCTTGGAAAGAACTTAGACGGTACCAAGAACAGCAGGTTGGAGGAACAGGAAAAGTTTTTGTTGGAATTTGCAGAGATTGTAGAGAAAAATGATATAGATATGATAATAATTGCAGGAGATATATATGATAACGGTAATCCGCCGGCTAAGGCAGAAAAGCTGTTTTATGAGACCTTAAAAAAAGTATCGGCCCAGGGGCAAAGGGCTGTGCTGATTATTGCCGGCAATCATGACAATCCTGAGAGGCTTATTGCAGCTGCACCTTTGGCTTCCGAGCATGGAATAGTGATGCTTGGCACACCAAAATCTATGGTTGAGGCAGGCAGGTACGGAAGTTTTGAAGTTGCTGCCTCCGGTGAAGGCTGGGTAGAGATACACCTAAAAGGAGAGAAGGTTGTAATAGCAGCCCTGCCCTATCCCAGTGAAAAAAGGCTCAGTGAAGTGTTTGTAGAGAAGGAGTCTGATGAGGACAGAAAGAAGAGTTATTCGGAAAAAATAGGGGAGCTCTTCCAGAAGCTCAGTGAAAACTATAGAGAAGATACCATAAATATAGCAGCATCACATATTTATGTTATTGGCAGTGACAGAAGTGATTCCGAGAGACAGATTGAGATAGGAGGATCTTTGGCTGTAGAGCCTTCAGCACTGCCTCAAAAAGCCCAGTATATTGCACTTGGACATCTCCATAGGCCGCAGAGGGTTAAGGGTACCACTCTAAAGGCCTACTACGCCGGCTCTCCAATTCAATACAGTAAGAGTGAAGTCGGATATGTCAAGTCCATGTACATGGTGGATGTAAAGGCAGGCAGTGAAGCGGTGGTTGAGGAAGTTTACCTGAGTAACTACAAGCCTATAGAAATATGGAAGTGCAAGAGCATCGAAGAAGGGGTTGAAATGTGCAAGGAGAACAGTGACAGGGATATATGGGTTTACCTAGAGGTAGAAACGGATGAGTATATCTCTCAAGAGTATATTAAGCAGATGCATGATTATAAAAAGGATATTGTGGAGATTGTACCTAAGATAAGGGGATTGGATGAGGAAGAGGAACATACCTACAATGTCGGTGAGAAGAGTATTGGCGAGCTCTTTAAAGAATTTTATTATGTTCAAAGAGGGGTTGAGCCTGCAGAAGAAATAATGGAGCTTTTCTCTGAACTGGCTTATGAAGCAGAAAGTGATGAAAGGGTGGTGGAGGAAGAATGA
- a CDS encoding DUF2161 domain-containing phosphodiesterase, translating to MNKEIKEEDLYAPIKDYFEGFGYKVNGEVKNCDVTALKEDQLIVVELKKNLTVALLSQAVDRQRTADLVYIAIPKPIKFKLNAKWKDTLHLLKRLELGLIFVSFKKGLNIVEVVQYPLPFDRNKSMQINKKKRNLLIKEIEGRKRDLNKGGSRGKKLVTAYREAAIFIACCLKEYGALSPKKLRELGCDEKKTNSILYENHYGWFQRIEKGIYSLTEEGKRDLQEYGELTEYYRSQLVSKEIEGGC from the coding sequence ATGAATAAAGAAATTAAAGAAGAGGACTTGTACGCTCCTATAAAGGATTATTTTGAGGGGTTTGGATATAAGGTTAATGGAGAAGTTAAAAACTGTGATGTAACAGCATTAAAGGAAGACCAGCTAATTGTAGTGGAGCTCAAGAAAAATCTCACCGTAGCACTGTTGAGTCAAGCAGTTGACCGGCAAAGAACTGCAGATCTGGTTTATATAGCTATACCAAAACCAATAAAATTTAAATTGAATGCTAAGTGGAAAGATACTCTCCATCTCTTGAAAAGGTTGGAATTGGGCCTCATATTTGTGTCCTTTAAAAAAGGCTTGAATATTGTTGAAGTTGTTCAATATCCTCTTCCATTTGACAGAAACAAAAGCATGCAGATAAATAAGAAAAAAAGAAATCTTTTGATAAAGGAGATAGAAGGCAGAAAACGGGACTTAAACAAGGGGGGCAGCAGAGGTAAAAAGCTTGTTACTGCTTACCGGGAAGCTGCTATTTTTATAGCTTGTTGTCTGAAGGAGTATGGAGCCCTTTCACCTAAAAAGCTCAGAGAACTTGGCTGTGACGAAAAGAAGACAAACTCTATATTATATGAAAACCACTATGGATGGTTTCAAAGGATAGAGAAGGGGATTTACAGTCTTACCGAAGAAGGCAAAAGGGATTTGCAGGAATATGGTGAACTGACCGAATACTATAGGTCACAACTAGTTTCAAAGGAAATAGAAGGGGGGTGTTAA